The sequence TATCAATGCGTTCTTGCTTGTTGCGATCTTCCCATTTTCGCGACTTGTCCACATGGTTTCGATACCGCTGACTTATCTGTGGCGGCCATATCAGGTCGTAATTTGGAACTGGAATCGGCGAAAGACACGGGCCCAGTATCCGGCGTCTTTATCGAGGTGATCCATGAGTCTCAGAACGCTTAAGATCCTGTCGATCCTAATAACCGTCATAGGTGCTGTCTTCGTGTGGCAGACGAGCACTTTTAGTGTTTTTGGAGACCAGTTCGGTTACGAACCGATCCAGCCGATCAACTTTTCACACAAGCTACACGCCGGTGATAACAAGATTTCGTGCCTCTACTGTCATTCTTCGGCAGACAAGTCTAAGGTCGCGGGTATACCCAGTGCATCGCTCTGCATGAACTGCCACACAAAGATCCTGCCGGATTCGCCAGAGATCCAGAAGATCACAACGGCCTTAAACGAGAACAGACCGATCGAATGGGTCAAGGTGAACGATCTTCCTGACCTGGCCACTTTCAATCACAGTCGGCACGTGACATCGGGGATCAACTGTCAGGCCTGCCATGGTCCGATCGAAACTATGGAGCGCGTCTCACAGCAGAACGCCTTCACGATGGGGGACTGCGTCAGCTGCCATCGCTCGCATCGCGAGGTGACATTGGATGAGACCGGCCGGCCACAGATCTCAAGAGAGAATACTCCGAAGCGACTGATGGCTTCGACTGATTGTTCGGTTTGTCACCACTGACGTGAAGGCTATGAAAGAGAAGCTTTGGAAAGAATTTGTAGACGAAGGTGAGCGCAGCCTGCCGGTGCTGCAGGCGAACACTGGCCTGTCGCGCCGCACGTTTCTGGAGTTAATCGGCTATACAACGGCTGCCATTGCACTGACAAGTTGTACCGCTCCGGAGCAAAAGATCGTTCCGTTTTTGAAGCAGCCGCCCGAATTGACCCCGGGCGTTGCAAATTGGTACGCGTCAACCTGCGGGGGCTGCAGCGCGGGATGCGGAACGCTTGTGAAGGTTCGTGACGGCCGCCCGATCAAATTGGAGGGCAATCCTGAACACCCCGTAAGCAGAGGCGGACTCTGTCCGGTATCGCATTCATTGATCTTCGGACTCTATGACTCCGAGCGTCTGCAACAGCCTCTCATTGGGGGCTCACCGACAACGTGGACCAAAATTGACGAAACGGTCTTGCAGAAACTCACATCGATCAAGAGTTCCGGTGCAAAGGTCCGCTTTCTTTCCAACACGATCATTAGCCCAACCGCGCTTGATACTGTCAACACATTTTTGGCTCAATTCAAGGATGCTAAGCACATAGTTTACGAACCGATCTCAACGTCGGCCGTTCGACTTGCCCATAAGCGCACCCACGGAATCGAAGGGGTTCCGGATTACAGATTCGAAAGGGCAAAACTGCTTGTTAGCTTTGGTGCCGATTTTTTAGGAACGTGGATATCTCCTACCTCCTTTATTCGGGCCTACTCGCAGGCTCGGGACCTCAAGGGCGGTAGGCACGAAATGCTGCGTCACATTCAATTCGAGTCAAGATTGTCGTTAACCGGCGCAAACGCGGACAAGCGAGTTAAGCTAACATTCGCGGAGGAGGCCGACGCAGTTCTCCACTTGGCAAAGCTCATCGCCGCCAAAGCTGCAATCGGTAGCGGTACTCCGGCCGAGATCGCAACTCACCAGTCAACCAAACTCTCTGAACACACTAAGTCGGCCCTCGACAAGGTTGCCGATGAACTCGTCAGGGCAAAGGGGGCGTCGATCGTACTGTGCGGTTCAAATGATACGGACAAGCAGCACATCGTCAATTTCATCAATCAGACACTTGGTAATTATGGAGCTACGATAGACGTCGGTTTAGCAGTGTTGCAGGGCCAGAGCCGGGACGAAGACATGCAAACGCTTCTCCGGGAAATGAAGGAGGGAAGCGTCTCAGCCCTGTTCATGCTGAATACCAACCCGAGCTACGACTATTTTGCTAGCGCGGAGTTCGCAAGTGCGTTGGACAAAGTTCCGCTCAAGGTCGCCTTCAGTCCTACGGCAGACGAAACATCTTCTCTAGCAGACGTTGTATGCCCGACACATCATTTCCTTGAAGCATGGGATGACGCCGAGGCTGTGAGCGGGATACTCAGCTTGAATCAGCCGACCATCGCACCCCTCTTTGGAACTCGTGCATACCAGGAAAGCCTGATGCGCTGGAGCGGTGATAGTCGGAGTTACTACGAGGCTCTGCGTACTCGGTGGCAAACCAGCTATTTCCCCGGGCAGAGTAAGTTCAAGACGTTTGATGATTTCTGGGACCGGGCCCTTCACGACGGTGTCTATGTATCCCCAAAGGCAGAAAGCCCGACACCGGCGTTCAACGGTGAAGGCTTGGGAGAGGCCGCCACTCGCTTGACCGCTTTGCCGGGTTCAACCGAAGGGATGGCCCTTGCCCTATATCCAAAGGTTACATTGGGTGACGGCCGTTTCGGGAACAACCCGTGGCTCCATGAACTCCCTGACCCTGTCAGTAAGGCGACTTGGGACAACTACGCGAGCGTCTCGCCGCAGACGGCAGCGAGGCTGGATCTCACCGAAGGACAGATCGTCCGACTGAGAAAGAACACGGCTGCGATAGAAGTCCCGGTCCTCATCCAAGCCGGGCAGAGTGACGATAGTATCGCGGTCGCTCTCGGCTACGGGCGGTCCAAGGCCGGGAAGGTCGGAAACAATGTCGGTGCGAATGCCTTTCCGTTCGTAGAGTTCTCGAACGGTACATTTCAGTATCAGGTGCAAGGTGTCTCGATCGAGCCGACCACGAATCGTGTTGCTTTATCAAAGACCCAAACACACGATTCAGCCGAAGGACGGCCCCTGATCAAAGAATTTTCACTGGCCGAGATGATCAGCGGCCACCTGCACGAAGAGAACGAGGAATACAAGGACCTGTGGGCCCCGCACGATTTTCCCGAACACAAATGGGGAATGGTGATTGACCTAAACGCTTGCGTCGGCTGCAACGCATGTGTGCTAAGTTGCCAGGCGGAAAACAATATTCCGGTCGTAGGGAAAGAAGAGGTGGGGCGTCGGCGTGAAATGCACTGGATGAGGATCGACCGCTACTACGACGAAAGGCCTGACGGAACAACAACCCGCTTCCAACCGATGACCTGTGAGCACTGTGACAATGCCTCGTGCGAGACGGTGTGCCCGGTTCTCGCAACGGTCCACAGCAGCGAAGGACTGAATATGCAGGCCTATAACCGATGTGTCGGAACGCGGTACTGCGCGAATAACTGTCCCTTTAAGGTTCGGCGGTTTAACTGGTTCCTTTACGCTCACGACGATCCTGTCGCAAACTTGGCCCTTAACCCGGACGTGACCGTCCGCTCACGCGGGGTCATGGAAAAGTGCACTTTCTGTGTTCAGCGCATCGAAGAGGGCAAGATCCGTGCACGCAACGAAGGCCGTCCGATCAAGGACGGCGAGATCCGGACGGCGTGTCAACAAAGCTGTCCTGCGAACGCAATTGAGTTTGGTGATCTGAAAGATCTGCAAAGTGGGGTTGCGGCCCTCAATCGCACAAGAAGGAATTACATCTTACTCGAAGAACTGAATCTCCGCCCCGGCCTTACCTATCTGGCTAAGGTGCGCAACGACGGCGAGAACCTGGAGGGATAACCTTGGCATGGCAGCAGTCTTGAAAGACATTGGGCGTCAGACATCAGACGAAGAGGATCGCGTTCGGACCGAGATAGACAAGATCACGGCCCACACGGTGTATTCTCGCCTTCGAGAGCCTCTTATTGATGACAATAAGTCATACTCAGACGTTACTGGGGATATTTGCGCCCTCTTCGAACGATCTCCCGGCACCGGTTGGTGGATACTGTTTGGTATATCGGTCACGCTTTTGACGATCGGGGTTGTTGCCGCCATCAACACAGTAACCGTCGGTATTGGGACTTGGGGGCTAAACAAAACCGTTGGTTGGGCATTCGGCATAACGAACTTTGTGTTCTGGATCGGCATCGGCCATGCCGGAACCTTCATTTCTGCAATTCTGTATCTGTTCGCACAAAAGTGGCGTACGTCCATCAACCGTTCCGCTGAAGCAATGACGCTGATCGCGGTGATGTGTGCCGGTGTCTTTCCGATCCTGCATATGGGCCGCCCGTGGCTCTTTTATTGGATAATGCCTTATCCCAACACCCGTGGATCACTCTGGGTGAATTTTCGTTCGCCGCTGCTTTGGGATTTCTTTGCCATTTCTACCTACTTTACGATCTCGCTCGTTTTCTGGTATCTGGGACTAGTGCCTGATCTGGCGACAGCGCGAGACCGAGCAAAAGGTAAGCTGCGAAAAACCTTTTACACGATCCTGAGTTTGGGGTGGAACGGTTCGAACCGGACATGGTCACGGTATGAGACGGTGTATGGCGTGCTCGCCGCACTTGCGACGCCACTGGTGCTTTCCGTCCACAGCATTGTCAGTTTTGACTTTGCAACCTCGCTTGTACCGGGCTGGCATTCCACGATCTTTCCGCCCTATTTTGTCGCAGGCGCGGTCTTTTCAGGCTTTGCGATGGTCACAACGCTGCTTATCCCGGTAAGAAAGGTCATGCGCCTTGAAGCGTACATCACTATCCAGCACCTGGATAACATGTGCAAGATCACGCTGTTGACCGGCTCGATCGTAGGCTTGTCGTACCTGACAGAACTTTTTACCGGGTTCTACAGTGGCAATCCGAATGAAATTGCGGTGATTGTTAACCGCATGCTTGGACCCTACGCATGGGCCTACTGGGTGATGTTTAGCTGCAACGCGCTTATACCGCAGCTCTTTTGGCTCAAGGCCTTCCGGACAAGGATCCCGCTGATATTGATGCTGTGTATTCTTGTGAATGTCGGAATGTGGTTTGAACGCTTCGTCATCATCGTTACGAGCCTGCACAGAGATTATCTACCATCGAGTTGGGCTATGTTCATACCTACATTGACGGACGTCGGCCTTTTGGTCGGAAGTTTCGGGTTGTTCTTTACGGCATTCCTGATCTTCTTAAGGCTATTTCCCGCTATTTCTATCAACGAGGTCAAGGGGGTATTGCATTATGCGCGCGACTGAACCGGGCGAAAAGACTGTGCGTTATGCTGCAGCCTTTTTCGACAACGAGAACGATCTAATGGGGATCGCGGCAGAGGCTCGACTTCGAGGCTTTGTCATACAGGATGTCTTTACACCGTACCCAATCCACGGAATGGACAGGGCGGTTGGGTTGAAACGCTCGCGATTAGGGTGGATAGCCTTTATAGCCGGTGCGCTGGGGTTGATCTCGGCGATTCTTCTGCAGGTATGGACCTCCGCCTATGACTGGCCTCTCAATGTCGGGGGCAAGCCCTTCAACTCATTTCCGCTCTTTGTTCCGGTCATGTTCGAACTCACGGTCCTTTTCTCCGGCCTGATCTCGATCGGCGTTCTCTTCATGCTGAATCGGCTATGGATCTTCAGCAAGAAGCAGATATTTGAACGCGTAACGGACGATCGGTTCGTATTGGTCCTAAGACAGGAGGATGCCTCGTTCGACGCCGAGAAGGCAGCGCGTCTGTTTACTAAGTATCACGCTATTAATGTAATGGAAGGTGATAGGTTTGTATGAAGAAATCCTTGACCGTGATCTTGTTCATCCTTCTGCCGGTGGTCGTGATCGGTGGAATGATCGTATTGCGTCGTGACATCACAAGGCGCAATCGCGAGATCCCTACACAAATGCAGTATTCTCCTGCGTACCTGTCACAAACAGTAAATCCCGTCTTGCCGAATGGGATGACTTTGCAGCCGCCGGTAGAGGGAACTGTGCCGCGCGAATTTATGCCATTTCACTACCAAGCGACCCCAGAAGAAGCCTTGCGGGCCGGAAGGGAACTGGTCAATCCCTTTCAGCCAACTCAGGAAAATCTTGAACGGGGACGGTACATCTACACGAACACCTGCTCCGTCTGTCACGGTTCGTCGGGCGCGGGCGACGGGTCCGTCATTCCAAAGTACCCAAATCCACCTTCCTACCAAACCGACGCCTCCAAGGCGTTGGCCGACGGGACGATGTTTCACATTATCACGCTAGGAAGGAACAACATGCCGCCGCATGCGGCCCAAGTATCGGCAGAAGACCGTTGGAAAGTGATTCTTTTTATTCGAAGTCTGCAAGGAAAGTGAACTATGGCGAAGAATGCATTTCTTGATAAACGGGAACAGAACATCCTCCTCGTAATTCTGCTCATTGGTTTGGTCGGCGGCACGTTGGGTTTCCTCTCGGGTGAGCGTTTCTGGTTCAGTTTCCTGCAAAATGCATTTTTTGTTCTAACGCTCGCTCTCGGCGCCGCCCTCTTTGTCACGATCAATGCAGTATCGAATGCTGGTTGGGCAACCGCTCTGCGCCGGGTACCGGAAGCGATGATGGCCTATGTGCCGATCGGCGCGGTCAGTATGTTGCTTGTGTTCTTCGGCCGAAGTGCGATCTACGAATGGACGCGTCCGGTCACCGCGGCACACGAGGCTGGCCTCGAACTCGGCTTCAAGCACGCTTGGCTAAGTGTGCCATTCTTTTTCATTCGAATGATCCTATTCCTGGCAATCTGGTCTGGCCTGATCTACTTGATCCGTAGAACGTCATCGCAGCAGGATATCGACGGCAATCTGGCTCATACAAGAAAGCGAAAGATCTATTCGTCGATCTTTATTGTCATTTTTGGCATTACGTTCTCCCTCGCATCGTTTGACTGGATCATGTCAATCGAGCCCCTGTTCTACAGTACGATCTTCGCGTTCTACGTGATCGCCGGCACCCTTACGAGCAGCGTTGCTGCGATTACAGTCATCGTCATCCTCCTAAAACAGCGAGGCTATTTGGCGGCTGTTGGAGACAGCCATCTGCACAAACTGGGACAACTCGTTTTGGGGTTTGCTACATTCTGGGCCTATATCTGGATCTCTCAGTATTTGCTGATCTACTATGCGAACTTACCAGAAGAAACGATCTACTACTATCGGCGTACCTCGTCAAACGGGTGGATGGCTGTCTTTCTCGTGAACCTCTTCCTTAATTGGGTTATTCCGTTTGTAATGCTCCTCCCGCGCCAAGTAAAGATGAACACAAGATGGATGCTGGCGGCCTGTTGCATCGTCCTTTTGGGACACTGGATAGACCTCTACGTGATGATCTTTCCGCCCATATTTGGCAGTCCAATGATAGGCTGGGTCGACATCGCGGTCTTACTTGGCTTCACGGCACTTTTTGTGAGCTTCCTTATCAGGAATCTGCATCCGGACAGACTGATCCCATATAATGACCCCTACCTGGATGAGAGCATGGGCAGAACTACATTGGAACTCGCATCTGGCGGATAAATACGTTCTTCTTTAGATTTGAGTTGGAGGCGGCGATCGGAATCGAACCGATGAATAAAGGTTTTGCAGACCTCTGCCTTACCACTTGGCTACGCCGCCATGAACGGAAGGATAAAGGAGAAAGGCT is a genomic window of Chloracidobacterium sp. containing:
- a CDS encoding cytochrome c3 family protein; this encodes MSLRTLKILSILITVIGAVFVWQTSTFSVFGDQFGYEPIQPINFSHKLHAGDNKISCLYCHSSADKSKVAGIPSASLCMNCHTKILPDSPEIQKITTALNENRPIEWVKVNDLPDLATFNHSRHVTSGINCQACHGPIETMERVSQQNAFTMGDCVSCHRSHREVTLDETGRPQISRENTPKRLMASTDCSVCHH
- a CDS encoding DUF3341 domain-containing protein, with product MRATEPGEKTVRYAAAFFDNENDLMGIAAEARLRGFVIQDVFTPYPIHGMDRAVGLKRSRLGWIAFIAGALGLISAILLQVWTSAYDWPLNVGGKPFNSFPLFVPVMFELTVLFSGLISIGVLFMLNRLWIFSKKQIFERVTDDRFVLVLRQEDASFDAEKAARLFTKYHAINVMEGDRFV
- a CDS encoding 4Fe-4S dicluster domain-containing protein; its protein translation is MKEKLWKEFVDEGERSLPVLQANTGLSRRTFLELIGYTTAAIALTSCTAPEQKIVPFLKQPPELTPGVANWYASTCGGCSAGCGTLVKVRDGRPIKLEGNPEHPVSRGGLCPVSHSLIFGLYDSERLQQPLIGGSPTTWTKIDETVLQKLTSIKSSGAKVRFLSNTIISPTALDTVNTFLAQFKDAKHIVYEPISTSAVRLAHKRTHGIEGVPDYRFERAKLLVSFGADFLGTWISPTSFIRAYSQARDLKGGRHEMLRHIQFESRLSLTGANADKRVKLTFAEEADAVLHLAKLIAAKAAIGSGTPAEIATHQSTKLSEHTKSALDKVADELVRAKGASIVLCGSNDTDKQHIVNFINQTLGNYGATIDVGLAVLQGQSRDEDMQTLLREMKEGSVSALFMLNTNPSYDYFASAEFASALDKVPLKVAFSPTADETSSLADVVCPTHHFLEAWDDAEAVSGILSLNQPTIAPLFGTRAYQESLMRWSGDSRSYYEALRTRWQTSYFPGQSKFKTFDDFWDRALHDGVYVSPKAESPTPAFNGEGLGEAATRLTALPGSTEGMALALYPKVTLGDGRFGNNPWLHELPDPVSKATWDNYASVSPQTAARLDLTEGQIVRLRKNTAAIEVPVLIQAGQSDDSIAVALGYGRSKAGKVGNNVGANAFPFVEFSNGTFQYQVQGVSIEPTTNRVALSKTQTHDSAEGRPLIKEFSLAEMISGHLHEENEEYKDLWAPHDFPEHKWGMVIDLNACVGCNACVLSCQAENNIPVVGKEEVGRRREMHWMRIDRYYDERPDGTTTRFQPMTCEHCDNASCETVCPVLATVHSSEGLNMQAYNRCVGTRYCANNCPFKVRRFNWFLYAHDDPVANLALNPDVTVRSRGVMEKCTFCVQRIEEGKIRARNEGRPIKDGEIRTACQQSCPANAIEFGDLKDLQSGVAALNRTRRNYILLEELNLRPGLTYLAKVRNDGENLEG
- a CDS encoding cytochrome c, coding for MKKSLTVILFILLPVVVIGGMIVLRRDITRRNREIPTQMQYSPAYLSQTVNPVLPNGMTLQPPVEGTVPREFMPFHYQATPEEALRAGRELVNPFQPTQENLERGRYIYTNTCSVCHGSSGAGDGSVIPKYPNPPSYQTDASKALADGTMFHIITLGRNNMPPHAAQVSAEDRWKVILFIRSLQGK
- the nrfD gene encoding polysulfide reductase NrfD; amino-acid sequence: MAAVLKDIGRQTSDEEDRVRTEIDKITAHTVYSRLREPLIDDNKSYSDVTGDICALFERSPGTGWWILFGISVTLLTIGVVAAINTVTVGIGTWGLNKTVGWAFGITNFVFWIGIGHAGTFISAILYLFAQKWRTSINRSAEAMTLIAVMCAGVFPILHMGRPWLFYWIMPYPNTRGSLWVNFRSPLLWDFFAISTYFTISLVFWYLGLVPDLATARDRAKGKLRKTFYTILSLGWNGSNRTWSRYETVYGVLAALATPLVLSVHSIVSFDFATSLVPGWHSTIFPPYFVAGAVFSGFAMVTTLLIPVRKVMRLEAYITIQHLDNMCKITLLTGSIVGLSYLTELFTGFYSGNPNEIAVIVNRMLGPYAWAYWVMFSCNALIPQLFWLKAFRTRIPLILMLCILVNVGMWFERFVIIVTSLHRDYLPSSWAMFIPTLTDVGLLVGSFGLFFTAFLIFLRLFPAISINEVKGVLHYARD